Within Bacteroidales bacterium, the genomic segment TTCCTGCTTTATTCGCTAACGCTCATGAAGATAGACGTTCGCAGGAACGTTTACCTTCATGACTGAAAGGAATAATGACAGGCAGAAATGCTTTTTTACAGCTTATGTCATTCCTATAGATGTTAAGTAATTCGTGGACAGTTTTCTGCAAATTTATAATACTTTAATTTTTGTTAGTTCAGATGTTATTCATCAGTAATTTCTATTCGTTTTACAGCGTCAATTCCTTTAATCTTACTTAAATTCATAATAAGGTTATTCAAATCTTTTGTATCCTGAATATATATATCTATCAATCCTTCAAAAATTCCGTCATGACTTTCAAAATTAATTGACCTCATATTAACATCTAATTGTTTTGATATAACGTTTGTTACATTATTTACAATTCCAAGTCTATCAATACCACTAAGTTTAATTCTTGATAAAAAAGAAAGCACTTTATGTGTAGTCCATTTTACTTTAACGATTTTATCACCAAAACTTGAATTTAGTTTTAAAGCAACAGGACACTTTGTTTTATGTAAAACAATTGAGTTTATATTTTCCTGATAACCAATAACATCATCTCCGGGAATAGGGTTACAACATTTTGCAATATTAAATGTTTTGTTTTCAATGTTTTCACTTATTAATAATGGTTTTTTCTTATCGAAAATAATTTCGTTTTCATTTTTTTCTTGTTTTGCTTTTTTCTTACTGCTTCCCTTTGAATATTGTAATTGCCAGTATTTTATCCATTTGTTTCTTGTTCTTTTTTTAAGAATTTTTTTAAGATTATCAAGTTCAATTTTTCCTTCACCAATTTTATAATATAACTCATCTTTATTTTTAATAAAAAATTGAATGAGTAATTTTCTAATTATATTAGATGTTACATGAAGTTTAATTTCTTTTAATTTATCATCTAAAATATTTTTTCCGTTTTTTATACTTTCTTTACGATGAATTTTTAAAGCATTTTTAATTCCTGATTTTGCCCGTGCAGTAACAACAAATTCCATCCAATCTAATTGTGGTTTTTGTTTATCTGAGGTAATAATTTCGATTTGATCACCACTTTTTAGTATATGATTTAATGAAACAAGATTATGATTTATTTTTGCTGCAATTGAATGATACCCAATTTCAGAATGTATTTCATACGCAAAATCAAGAACTGTAGATTTTGCAGGTAATGATTTTAAGTGTCCCTTAGGTGTAAATACAAAAATTTCGGATGCAAATAATGCCAATTTAAAATCATCAAGAAATTCAAGTGCGTTATCATTAGGATTTTCGAGTAGTTCACTTATTTTTTTTATCCATTTATCTAATTCCCCTTCTTCTGAATTATCACTTTTATATTTCCAATGTGCAGCAAAACCCCGTTCTGCTATTTCGTCCATTCTGTAAGTACGTATCTGTACTTCAACCCATTTACCATAAGGCCCCATTACTGTTGAGTGTAATGCTTCGTAACCATTAGCTTTAGGTGTGCTTACCCAATCGCGTATTCTATCGGGTTTAGGCATATATATATCTGTAATTATCGAATAAATACCCCAGCAATGTATCTTTTTATCAATATCCGATTTTGGTTCAAAAACAATCCTGACAGCAAAAAGGTCATATATTTCCTCAAAAGATATATTTTTTGTTTGCATTTTATTCCATATAGAATATATAGATTTTGGACGACCTGTTATTTCATATCTTATATTTTCTTTTTTTAGACGTTCTGCAATGGGATAAGTAAATTTATCTATGAAGTTTTTTCTTCTTTGTTTATCAATATTGATTTTATTTTCTAATTCAGCATAAATTTCAGGGTGACGATATTTGAAACTAAGATTTTCTAATTCTGTTTTAATGGCATACAAGCCTAACCTGTGTGCTAAAGGAGCGTATAAAAACAATGTTTCACCGGCTATTTTAAGTTGCTTATTTGGCGCCATCGAATTTAGCGTACGCATATTATGAAGTCTATCTGCCAGTTTTATAAGAATTACTCTAACATCATCGGAAAGAGTAAGAAGCATTTTACGAAAATTTTCTGCTTGAATTGATTCACTGGCATTAAAAACATCTGCTATTTTTGTAAGTCCATCAACTATAAGTGCAATTTTTTCTCCAAAAATATCATTAATATCTTCAATAGTATAATCTGTATCTTCAACTACATCGTGCAATAAGGCACTAACTATTGATTTTGTACCAAGTCCAATTTCACAGGCGACAATTTGTGCAACACCAAGGGGATGAAAAATGTACGGTTCTCCTGATTTTCGACGCACCGGTTTGTGCGCCTCATTAGCAAAATCAAAGGCTTTTTTAACAAACTCAATATTCTTTTTGCTTTTCCCTTTTTCACATACCTTTAATAATTCATTAAACTGATTTTTAATCCTGTATTCTTCCGATTTGGTTTGTAGCATTATCATTTTATACCAAATAAATTATGAAATATATCATTATTATTAGATATTTAACAATGTAAAGTTAAAGAATATTAAATAATTAGCATGATTAATTAATAAATTTTAGGAAATTTTGTTTTATTTATAAAAATGATAGATTTCTTGTAAAGGAAAAATTGCATCTTGTCAGAATAAATCACTTATAATCAATTACTGCATTCATGCAATGAGGATAAAAAAAGATATTGTCGCTTATGTTTGCTTTTAAATCATTAAAAATGAAGATTTTATTCGGATTATATTTGTTAATAAAATGAACCAGTGGGCGAGTTAATGAAACCGACCTTATTAAACTCTTAACTTCAATTGCCGTTAATTTATTATTTTTTTCAATTATAAAATCTACTTCTGAACCTGTTTTTGTTCTCCAGTATTTAACATTAATATCTTTTTTTATTATTTCTGAAAAATGAAAATTTTCAATAACAATTCCCTTATCAGTTCTTAATTGGATATCACGAAAATCATTTAATATGCAATTTCTTAATCCGTTATCAATAAAATATACTTTTGGATTTTTAACTATTTCTGTTCTTTTGTTTTTGTAATAAGGTGAAACCAATTGAATTATAAATGTTTTCTCTAATAACCGTAAATATTTTTGTAATGTTTCAAAAGATAAACCTGAAATATTACACAACTCAATGTATGAAATAAGATTGCCTGCCTGAAGAGCTAATGCCCTTACCAGTTTTTGCATTTTATAGTCATTGGTAAACTCTGTTAAATCCTTTATATCTCTTAAAATATAGGTATTATAAATATTTTTCAATACCATTTCTTTTTCTTCATCATCTTTACAAAGACTAATTCTTGGATATCCTCCATATTTTATAAACTGGTTAAAATATGGAGATAACATGGAATTTAATTCAGAAGAAATGCTTTGTTTTTTTTTGCCGGCTTTTTTTAATGCTTTATATAAATTTATATCCCTGAAATTTAAAAATTCGGAAAAAGATAAAGGATATAATTCAAATACAAATATACGTCCTACAAGATATTTTACTGCTTTAATAGTTAGTTCAACTGCTGAGGAGCCGGATATGATTATTTTTTTCCCTTTGGTAGAATCATAAATATATTTTAAATTTTTTCCACCTGAATTTGAATAATGAAATTCATCTATAAAAATAATATTATACGGATTAATATAAATATCAATAAAATCTTTTACAGAATTATCAAAAAGATTTTTTAAATCAACATCTTCGAAACTAATAAAAACAGATTTCTCTGATTTTTTTTGTAAATGATTCATCAATGTTGTTTTCCCTGTTTGTCTTGAGCCTGTAATAGCTATAATTTCAGGCACTTCTAAGTATTTCTCTATTTTTCTCTCTAAAAATCTTTTTATATACATAATTTAGGTTTTGCTATAATTAAACATTAGGTTAATTTTAGTAATGCTAATATACTAAATATTATTAATTTTAGCAAAATTATTTTATAAAAAGAAAGAGGAAATACTATTTTATTCATTTATAAATTTGGCAGATGAGTTTGATAAAGGAAAAATGGTATCTTGCCAGGTATTAACCATCTTTTAACACGATTAATTCATAAACTTAAAAGATAGAATCATGAATTAATCTGACGACTAAGAAAAGCTAATATTTTGTTGCGCTTTGCTTCCAAAATTTAAGCTTTACTAAGTCGGGGTTAACCTGAATTATATACGCACTTTATAATAAACATATGAATAATTCAGGTTAAAATAAACTCCATATAATTTTCAATATTCACAGTTTTTGTTTCACTGTCAGGATAAGCATTAATAAATACTTTTGGAATTTTTCCTTTTTTCTTTGCTTGCCATTTGAATTCATAAGCATATAATTTCCCGCCTATTTCTTCAATATAATCAATTTCCTGTTGTTGATGTGTTCTCCAGAAATATGTATTTGGGAATTGCATGTTTGCCTGATTGTATTTTAATCGTTCTGATATAATAAAATTTTCCCATAATGCTCCTGTATCTTGTCGCAGATATAAAGGATTATAATTTCGAATAAGTGCATTTCTAAGACCTGTATCAACAAAATAGATTTTTTTACTCCTTTTTAATTCATTACGAATGTTTCGACTAAACGAAGATAAACGAAAAATAACATAACTTTTTTCTAATAACTGAATGTAGGAAGCTACTGTTTCTTTAGAAATATTAATCAATCCTGCCAGCTCATTGTATGATACCTGATTTCCTATTTGTAAGGCAAGGGCTGCAAGTAATTTTTCAAGTAATTCGGGATGTTTTATGTTATGGTATTGTAATATATCTTTAAATAAATAACTATTAATCAATTCTTTTAGTAAAAATTCAGGATTTTCAGGATGTTTCACTATATCAGGATACATCCCATATATTATGCGGTTTTCTAATAATCTGTTTATTTCCAGCAAAGAATATTTTTGCTGTAACTCCATTAATGAAAAAGGAAACAACTGAAAAGTAAATTTCCTGCCGGTTAATGGTTCAGAAATCAAATTTGAAAGCTCAAAAGCCGATGAACCTGTAGCTATTATTTGTTTTTCAGGGAAATTATCAATTAAAAGCTTTAAAGTTAAACCAACATTTTTTATACGTTGTGCCTCATCAATAATAATTATATTATATGCCCTTACAAGCATTTCAAGTTGAGTTGAGGTAACATTAGTAAACTTATCTCTTATGTCAGGCTCATCGCAATTGAAATAAATCGATTCTTTTGAATATTTATCTTCTACTGCCCTTACCAGTGTGGTCTTTCCAACCTGTCGTGCACC encodes:
- a CDS encoding bifunctional (p)ppGpp synthetase/guanosine-3',5'-bis(diphosphate) 3'-pyrophosphohydrolase, which gives rise to MLQTKSEEYRIKNQFNELLKVCEKGKSKKNIEFVKKAFDFANEAHKPVRRKSGEPYIFHPLGVAQIVACEIGLGTKSIVSALLHDVVEDTDYTIEDINDIFGEKIALIVDGLTKIADVFNASESIQAENFRKMLLTLSDDVRVILIKLADRLHNMRTLNSMAPNKQLKIAGETLFLYAPLAHRLGLYAIKTELENLSFKYRHPEIYAELENKINIDKQRRKNFIDKFTYPIAERLKKENIRYEITGRPKSIYSIWNKMQTKNISFEEIYDLFAVRIVFEPKSDIDKKIHCWGIYSIITDIYMPKPDRIRDWVSTPKANGYEALHSTVMGPYGKWVEVQIRTYRMDEIAERGFAAHWKYKSDNSEEGELDKWIKKISELLENPNDNALEFLDDFKLALFASEIFVFTPKGHLKSLPAKSTVLDFAYEIHSEIGYHSIAAKINHNLVSLNHILKSGDQIEIITSDKQKPQLDWMEFVVTARAKSGIKNALKIHRKESIKNGKNILDDKLKEIKLHVTSNIIRKLLIQFFIKNKDELYYKIGEGKIELDNLKKILKKRTRNKWIKYWQLQYSKGSSKKKAKQEKNENEIIFDKKKPLLISENIENKTFNIAKCCNPIPGDDVIGYQENINSIVLHKTKCPVALKLNSSFGDKIVKVKWTTHKVLSFLSRIKLSGIDRLGIVNNVTNVISKQLDVNMRSINFESHDGIFEGLIDIYIQDTKDLNNLIMNLSKIKGIDAVKRIEITDE
- a CDS encoding ATP-binding protein, whose amino-acid sequence is MYIKRFLERKIEKYLEVPEIIAITGSRQTGKTTLMNHLQKKSEKSVFISFEDVDLKNLFDNSVKDFIDIYINPYNIIFIDEFHYSNSGGKNLKYIYDSTKGKKIIISGSSAVELTIKAVKYLVGRIFVFELYPLSFSEFLNFRDINLYKALKKAGKKKQSISSELNSMLSPYFNQFIKYGGYPRISLCKDDEEKEMVLKNIYNTYILRDIKDLTEFTNDYKMQKLVRALALQAGNLISYIELCNISGLSFETLQKYLRLLEKTFIIQLVSPYYKNKRTEIVKNPKVYFIDNGLRNCILNDFRDIQLRTDKGIVIENFHFSEIIKKDINVKYWRTKTGSEVDFIIEKNNKLTAIEVKSLIRSVSLTRPLVHFINKYNPNKIFIFNDLKANISDNIFFYPHCMNAVIDYK
- a CDS encoding ATP-binding protein; the encoded protein is MIKRDIQKIIEQYFFKGKIIIIYGARQVGKTTLVRAVEDKYSKESIYFNCDEPDIRDKFTNVTSTQLEMLVRAYNIIIIDEAQRIKNVGLTLKLLIDNFPEKQIIATGSSAFELSNLISEPLTGRKFTFQLFPFSLMELQQKYSLLEINRLLENRIIYGMYPDIVKHPENPEFLLKELINSYLFKDILQYHNIKHPELLEKLLAALALQIGNQVSYNELAGLINISKETVASYIQLLEKSYVIFRLSSFSRNIRNELKRSKKIYFVDTGLRNALIRNYNPLYLRQDTGALWENFIISERLKYNQANMQFPNTYFWRTHQQQEIDYIEEIGGKLYAYEFKWQAKKKGKIPKVFINAYPDSETKTVNIENYMEFILT